A region from the Lolium perenne isolate Kyuss_39 chromosome 4, Kyuss_2.0, whole genome shotgun sequence genome encodes:
- the LOC127323714 gene encoding ras-related protein RABA2a, with protein sequence MARRAAAWEQGGDEYDYLFKVVLIGDSGVGKSNLLSRFTKNTFSLDSKSTIGVEFATRTTQVEGKTIKAQIWDTAGQERYRAITSAYYRGAVGALLVYDVTKATTFENVKRWLKELRDHADANIVIMLIGNKTDLKHLRSVAAEDAAGFAEREGLFFIETSALEATNVDKAFQTVLAEIYRIVSKKALSSSEDSGAGVVGEGQSIQVSAGDPNGGVSSRCCSF encoded by the exons AtggcgcggcgggcggcggcgtgggAGCAGGGCGGGGACGAGTACGACTACCTGTTCAAGGTGGTGCTGATCGGCGACTCCGGCGTGGGCAAGTCCAACCTCCTCTCCCGCTTCACCAAGAACACCTTCTCCCTCGACTCCAAGTCCACCATCGGCGTCGAGTTCGCCACCCGCACCACCCAG GTGGAAGGGAAGACCATAAAGGCGCAGATATGGGACACGGCGGGGCAAGAGCGGTACAGGGCGATCACGAGCGCCTACTACCGGGGCGCTGTGGGCGCGCTGCTGGTCTACGATGTCACCAAGGCCACCACCTTCGAGAATGTGAAGCGGTGGCTGAAGGAGCTCCGTGACCATGCCGACGCCAATATTGTCATCATGCTCATCGGCAACAAGACCGACCTCAAGCACCTCCGCTCGGTGGCCGCGGAGGATGCGGCGGGCTTCGCGGAGAGGGAAGGCCTGTTCTTCATCGAGACCTCCGCACTTGAGGCGACTAATGTTGACAAGGCTTTCCAGACCGTGTTGGCCGAGATATACCGGATCGTCAGCAAGAAGGCGCTTTCTTCTTCGGAGGATTCTGGTGCCGGTGTCGTCGGAGAGGGGCAGTCCATCCAGGTGTCGGCCGGAGACCCCAACGGCGGTGTTTCGTCGAGATGCTGCTCGTTCTAG
- the LOC127323713 gene encoding uncharacterized protein, giving the protein MVGSAAYSATSIVVVMAKDKGRGSKGAKGGASSGQVSDRRPAPRITSNVKHNLRILKFWKDYERKQTTGRQPATRFRKKKVMKDVLPDDTDFYEDPSATLTCTNDGLEIASPVILVDGYNVCGYWGKLKADFLNGNQGIARQMLIDELVSFSAVREVKVVVVFDAAMSGQSTHTETYRGVDVVYSADLSADCWIEKEVEALVADGCPKVWVVTSDVLEQQLSHGEGALIWSSKRLVKEIKESELELDEELKETRSTSLQGKIFQNKLKPKVVQSLKDLRNRLEEQERRKK; this is encoded by the exons ATGGTGGGATCGGCGGCCTACTCGGCGACCTCCATTGTGGTGGTGATGGCCAAGGACAAGGGCAGGGGCTCCAAGGGCGCCAAAGGCGGCGCCTCCTCCGGTCAG GTCTCTGATCGGCGGCCTGCTCCTCGGATTACCTCCAATGTGAAGCACAACCTGAGGATCCTCAAGTTCTGGAAG GATTATGAAAGGAAGCAAACGACTGGGCGTCAGCCCGCGACTAGGTTCCGCAAAAAGAAAGTCATGAAGGACGTGCTCCCCGACGACACGGACTTCTACGAGGATCCTTCCGCCACCCTGACATG CACAAATGATGGCTTGGAGATTGCGTCCCCGGTTATCCTTGTGGATGGCTACAATGTATGTGGATACTGGGGAAAGCTTAAAGCTGATTTCTTGAATGGGAATCAAGGAATTGCAAGGCAAATGCTCATTGATGAGCTGGTATCGTTCAGCGCAGTAAGAG AGGTAAAAGTTGTCGTCGTTTTTGATGCTGCAATGTCTGGGCAATCTACACATACTGAAACTTATAGAGG GGTTGATGTGGTATATTCCGCTGACTTATCTGCTGATTGTTGGATTGAGAAGGAG GTTGAAGCTTTGGTGGCAGATGGATGTCCAAAGGTCTGGGTTGTAACGTCGGATGTACTGGAGCAACAGTTATCACACGGTGAA GGCGCTCTTATTTGGAGCTCCAAAAGACTGGTCAAAGAG ATAAAAGAATCAGAACTGGAGCTTGATGAAGAGCTGAAGGAAACCAG GTCAACATCGTTGCAAGGAAAGATTTTCCAGAACAAGCTGAAACCAAAAGTAGTTCAAAGTTTGAAAGATCTTCGGAATCGGTTGGAGGAACAAGAGCGGAGGAAAAAATGA
- the LOC127323712 gene encoding uncharacterized protein yields the protein MSSSDNPDTVTDRGLFGGSSKKEEEDKEDGGGGFIEKVKDFIHDIGEKIEEAVGFGKPSADVSGIHVPHIGLHRADLVIDVLIKNPNPVPIPLVDIDYLIDSDGRKLVAGLIPDAGTIHAHGEETVKIPISISFDDIKETYGDIKPGSIIPYLVRVVLLVDVPVFGRIKIPLQKDGKIPVPYKPDVDVDKIKFHHFSFEETTATIHLSLENKNDFDLGLNLLQYEMWLGDDSVVNAELTDSTKIDKQGITKMQIPFKFRPKDLGSAVWDMIRGRGTGYTIKGKIDVDTPFGNMKLPIDKVGGTTKLKKDDDDDDDEE from the exons atgtcttcctcggaCAACCCCGACACGGTCACCGACCGCGGCCTGTTCGGCGGCAGCAgcaagaaggaggaggaggacaaggaggacggcggcggcggcttcaTCGAGAAAGTCAAGGACTTCATCCACGACATCGGCGAGAAGATCGAGGAGGCGGTCGGGTTCGGCAAGCCGTCGGCCGACGTCTCCGGGATCCACGTCCCGCACATCGGCCTCCACCGCGCCGACCTCGTCATCGACGTGCTCATCAAGAACCCCAACCCGGTGCCCATCCCGCTGGTCGACATCGACTACCTCATCGACAGCGACGGCCGGAAGCTCGTCGCGGGCCTCATCCCGGACGCCGGCACCATCCACGCGCACGGCGAGGAGACGGTCAAGATCCCGATCTCCATCTCCTTCGACGACATCAAGGAGACCTACGGCGACATCAAGCCCGGCAGCATCATCCCCTACCTCGTccgcgtcgtcctcctcgtcgacgtCCCCGTCTTCGGCCGGATCAAGATCCCGCTCCAGAAGGACGGCAAGATCCCCGTCCCCTACAAGCCCGACGTGGACGTCGACAAGATCAAGTTCCACCACTTCTCCTTCGAGGAGACCACCGCCACCATCCACCTCAGCCTCGAGAACAAGAACGACTTCGACCTCGGCCTCAACCTGCTCCAGTACGAGATGTGGCTCGGCGACGACAGCGTCGTCAACGCCGAGCTCACCGACTCCACCAAGATCGACAAGCAGGGGATTACCAAGATGCAGATCCCCTTCAAGTTCAGGCCCAAGGACCTCGGCTCCGCCGTCTGGGACATGATCAGGGGCAGGGGCACTGGCTACACCATCAAGGGCAAGATCGATGTTGATACTCCCTTTGGGAACATGAAGCTGCCCATCGACAAAGTCGGCGGAACCACTAAGCTCAagaaggacgacgacgacgatgatgatgag GAGTGA